The following are encoded in a window of Arctopsyche grandis isolate Sample6627 chromosome 2, ASM5162203v2, whole genome shotgun sequence genomic DNA:
- the LOC143922883 gene encoding nanos homolog 2-like: MYCGYCHKNGESYVMYNSHYLRSPTGKLSCPILRSYICPTCGATGDDAHTIGYCPLRSVSPNGPRMF; this comes from the exons ATGTACTGCGGCTACTGCCACAAGAACGGCGAGTCTTATGTCATGTATAATAGTCACTATCTGAGGTCACCTACGGGCAAGTTGTCGTGCCCTATTTTGAGGAGTTATATATGTCCCACTTGTGGAGCGACTGGTGATGATGCACATACCAT AGGATACTGCCCCTTACGAAGCGTGTCGCCAAACGGACCGAGGATGTTTTAA